A stretch of DNA from Candidatus Neptunochlamydia vexilliferae:
GTAATATAAGGCACGTTCGCATGCCTTATCGATCACTTCTTTGGGATGTTCTTTTTTGAGGGAGAGGATTCCTTGTATCCCTCGGTTCCAATTTTTTGGGTTTTTTTCTAAAAAATAGATGAAATATTTCCCCGCGTAGAGTCCGATGTCTTCCATTTTGAGTCGATATTTTTCTTGGTACTCTGTCGATGTGATTTGCTTATATTGGGGGTAGTGCTCAGGAATTGTTACGAAGGCCCCTTTTTCCTTGCTTCTAATATGAAGGACAATTTCTTCTCCTTCATAGAAGATACGGATGGTATCCCTTCCTTGCTGGACATCCAATTCTTTTCCAACATATTTGTAAGGAACTGAGTAGTAGCTATAGTCAATATAAACATGGCAGTCCCGATAAACCTT
This window harbors:
- a CDS encoding Mu transposase domain-containing protein, coding for KVYRDCHVYIDYSYYSVPYKYVGKELDVQQGRDTIRIFYEGEEIVLHIRSKEKGAFVTIPEHYPQYKQITSTEYQEKYRLKMEDIGLYAGKYFIYFLEKNPKNWNRGIQGILSLKKEHPKEVIDKACERALYYGATGYRIIKNICENGSYNLPLDKDL